The Parcubacteria group bacterium genome includes the window GGGCAGGAGGCTATATTTCCATTCGGGAAAATCCGGCAATCTCAATCTTCTCGCCGATTTTTGCGGTGGCCGCTTCCACGAGATCCTGGATAGTCTTTGAGCTGTCCTTGATGAACGCCTGGGAGAGCAGGATGCGCTCCGCGCCGACTTCCTCGCCCTCGGGCACCTCGTCCGAACGTACGTACCAGGGGTCGCTTGCGGCAACGTGCATGGCAAGGTCGTGCGCGAGCTCCCGGAAATCCGAGTTGCGCGCCACAAAATCCGTCTCGCAGGCAAGCTTGACCAGGGCCGCGATCTTCCCGTTCTGGTGCACGTAGGAGCCGATCCAGCCCTCGCCCGCAACGCGCCCGGCGCGCTTTTCAACCATTGCCTTGCCCTTATCCGCGAGCTCTTTCTTCGCGGCTTCTTCATCGCCCCCCGCGGCTTCCAGGGCCTCTTTGATGTCCATGATGCCGGCGCCGGTTTGGTTCCTGATTTTTTGGATGAGATCTTTCATGGGATTATTCTGCTTTAACGTTCTCTTTTCCCGCAAGCACGGCATCGGCGATGGTTGCGGTGATGAGCTCAATGGATTTGAGCGAGTCGTCGTTTGCTGGGATGGGGTGCGAAATTTTTGAGGGATCAACGTTTGAGTCGGACAGGGCAATGACCGGAACCTTGAGCTTGCGCGCTTCCGCGAGCGCGGTCTTATCATACTTGGGGTCTACGATGAACACGGCCCCGGGCACGCCGCTCGTAAGCGAGCGGATGCCGCCGATGTCTTGGTTCAGTTTATCATACTCCTGGGTAAATTCCAGCTGCTCGTACTTGGTATACTTGGAAAGCCGGCCCGATGCCTTGTCGTCTTCAAACCGCTTCATGCGCTTTTGCATGTTGGAGATGGCTGCCCAGTTGGTGAGCATGCCGCCGATCCATCGGTTTACGACGTACGGGCTCGCACAGCGTTCGGCCTGCGCTTTGGCGATTTTGCGCGCAATGGGTTTTACGCCCACGAACAGCACGGGCTTGCCCTCGCGTGAGAGCTTGGCGACAAACTCCGCGGCTTCCGCGAGCTTCTCGCGGGTCTTGGCAACGTCAATCACGTGGATTTCGCCGCGCTTGCCAAACAAAAACGGCTTGGCCTTGGGGTGCCAGCGCGCGGTGGTGTGGCCGTAGTGCGACCCTGCCGCAAGCAGGGCGTCCAGGGACGGGATGGTAACTTGGTCTGACATATATATGCTCCTTTTAGCCCGCCTCATTCCGCCTCTTCGGCGGACAGGCGGCGGGTGAACTTCTACCGCGCGTCACGGGCGTGTTGGCCCTTATGCGTATTTTGACGCACCAGGGAGGAAAACGCGCCTCTTCGCGGTATGATTAGTGATAGGCAATACTATAGCACAGGGCGGGAAAGGATGCAAGCGTCATACAAAAAAAGTCCCCGCCGAGTGGATAGCCCACCCGACGGGGAAATGTTGAGTGCTGCGGTCAGTTGCCGCAACACCAGTTGTAGAGATTCTGCGCAGTACGGAGCCACGGAGAAGCCTCCAACTTCTCCTTGAGCTCTGGCGGAATGTACTGCCAGTTGTACAGACGCGGCACGCGCTCCGGGTGCGGCATCATGGCAACATGCCTTCCGGACTCGTCGCACAGGGCGGTCCAGCCTCTGTGCGATCCATTGGGATTATACGGATACTGCTCTGTGGCATGCCCGTCCGGCGTCACATAGGACATGGCGACCTGTTGCTGCCTCCACAGCTGCTCACCGACCGCCGAGCTCGGCAGCCAGAGCCTGCCCTCGCCGTGCGCCGAAGGAATGCCCAGCACCGAATCCTCCATGCCACGGAACATGATCGCCCGGCTGTTGAGTATGCGCACCTGGGACCAGCGTGACTCAAAGGCTTCCGATGTATTGCGGATGAAGAGCGGCTGGGTCTCGGGATCCGGGGACATAGTGCCGAACGGCACCCAGCCCAGGGCAGCCATGACCTGGCAGCCATTGCACACCCCGAGCGAGAACATATCCTCCGATTCAAGGAATGCGGCAAACAGATCGTGCAGACGGGTATTGCGCTGGATGCGCAGTGCCCATCCGCGCCCGGCGCCGAAGACGTCCGAATCCGCGAAACCACCCGGAAACACGACTCCGTGGAATCCGTCCAGCGTCGCCACGCGGCCTTGAGCCAGATCAGACATGGCCACATCCACTGCCTCAAATCCCGCAAGGTGGAAGTACGCGGCCATTTCCAACTGGCCGTTGGTGCCTGTGGTCCGAAGAATGGCAACTTGGGGCTTCTCTGCCGCCCCAAGCACCGCCGGAGCGGTTGGCTTGGGCTCAAACCCAACCAAATAGCGCGGCACCGTCCAGCAGTCCGGATTCCGGTATTCCTCTTCCGCACAGTCTGGATTGACGTTCAACTCGTTCATGTGGAAACTGGTCTCCTCCCAAAGTTTCCGCAGTTTGTCCAACGACATCAGGAAGAGCGGCCGCCTCTCTTGGGTAATGACCACGTCCAAAAACTCTGTGGAGGCCGCAACCGTACTATGTGCAACCCCAAGACGTGCGAGAATTTCAAGCGCGCGGTTGAGGCGCTCATTCCGAACCTCGACTACACCACCCGCTTCCTCGGCAAACAGGAACGGGATTGGGTCAACATCACCTGGAATAGCCACATCCAGGCCAATCCCGCCCGCCAAAGCCATCTCTACCAGTGTCGTAAACAGCCCGCCGTCGCTGCGATCGTGCCAGCTTTCGGCGATCCCTACGCGGACCAGCTCTTGCACCGCGCAGAACAAGGCACGGAGGGGTTCGGCGTCAACGTCCGGACATTCGTCCCCAAGCTGGTTGTACACCTGCGCCAGCACAGACCCGCCCAAGCGGTGCGCGTCCAGATCAAGCCCCAAGAGCAGTAGTGTGCTGCCGGATCGGAGTTTGAGATCCGGTGTTACCACGCACGCGACATCCGGAACCGGCGCATACAGAGTTGCCACAAATGTATGCGGCGACTTTACCGTACGCCCCTTGGCATCTTTGGCGCGCATGGACATGGAGTCCTTGCCGCCGTCTTCTACAATGCCGAGCGCTGTGAGGAATTGCCGCACACCGCCGTCCAGGGCGCGATACAGGCGCACCATGTCCCCGTCCGTGGTGCCGGGCCACATCACATTGCCCTGCATCTTGATGTCCTCAAACCGCGAAACCGCGACCCCGGCTATATTGAGCAGGGCCTCGGCAATTGCCATGCGTACGCCTGCGGGGGAATTGAGCATGGTCTTCGTCGGCTGTTCGCCGATGCTGGATGCAATGCCTACCCTGTCGAAAAAGCTCAAGGCGGAAACCGCGCAGTCGCCAATCGGAAGCTGGTACGGGCCAATAGCCTGCTGCAGCACGACCCTGCCTCCGACACTGCGGTCCACGCGATGCACCTGGAAACCCTTGGAACCAACCGCAGGCAGCCGGAGCACGCGTTCCGCGGCCTGCTGAATGGTCAACATCTCGGGCAGAACCAGCGGAGAACCGAGTGAACGGGGTGTTGTATCCTCAATCACCCACTGCGGCAATCCGGAGAGTACTTCTTTGATGGGCAGATCAACCGGCGTGGTGTTGTCGCTGGAATCCTCCACCACAATCCTGCCGTCTCCGGTTACCTCGCCCAAGATCTCAACCGGGCATTCTTCCCGCTCGCAGATCGCGCAGAACTCGTCCAAACGGTCCTCCCAAATGAGGATGCCGTACCGCTCCTGGTACTCGGCCCCCCAAATGACGAGCACAGAAAGAGAGGCATCTCCCAGCCGTATCTTGCGGATGTTAATGCGCCCGCCTGCTTGCTCAACCAGTTCGGTGTTCACATTTGCCGGTCCCGCTGCCCCCTGGTCATGAATAGAAGCAATGGGATTGCGGTCGCCCAGGGCAACGCACGTCTCAATGGCCGCGCGCGTCACCAGGCCCATCATGGCATCGCCCCGCTGTACGGAGCTGAATGCCACATCGCGAGAGAGCTCGCCCCCGCCCTGGCTTGATGCGGTTCCGCCGCCAAAGCCAATGCGGTACGCAGGCCCGCCGATCTGGATGATCTTCATGCCGCGCTCCGCGCGCTGCTTATCCACATGGATGTCGTTCATCTGGCCCACGTTGCCGGCCAGCATCAGGGTTTTTCCGTAGCCCCAGCGCTGGCCCCCGAGGTCAAGCTGCACGGTGCGCGTAAACCCATAGAGTACCGGAATCCCGGTCCTGTTGCCATAGTCCCATGTTCCTGCCGGGGCCTCGCGCATGATCTGCAGAGCCTGCGCAGCTCCGGCAATGGGAGCGGCTCCCGGATTTTCCCAGGGCAGTGTATGCCCCGGAATGCACAGGTCTTGCGTGCTGAACCCTGCTGACGAGAACAGAATTAAGCCGCCTCTGCCCACGGCAAATCCGTCTCTATAGCAGCCCCCGATGCCTGTTGCGGCACCGGGGTATGGGCAGAACATGGTGGGATGGTTGTGGGTCTCCACGGTACAGGTGCCGTTCGCGTACACGTGAACAGTCGCATAGTGCGAGGGATGCCCGGGCCGGGCCGGCACGAACCAGGTGACCTCGCCAATCACAATGGCGCTGGCGTTGTCCTTGAATCCGATCCTGCTTGAGCCCGGCTTGAGCCGGTATGGCTCGCGCACCAGGCCCATAAGGGTGTAGGGCATCTCCTGGCCGTCCAGTATGACCTTCGCGCCCCACCTGCGGTGCCGCGAGTGGTCGCTTGCAAGCTGCGCGATCTGGAAGAGCTCTACGTCCGTGGGATTCCGCTTGAGGGTGCGCCTGAAGAGTTCGCACACATGCTGAAGGTCTCGGGCATCCATGCCCAGCCCCAGCTTGGTGCTCACGCGCTCAATGGCTGCTACCCCTTCCGATAGCACTGGGACAACCTGCACGGGCTCGGGTGCGGCGCCGGACTCAAGCGCAGTGATGTAGTCCGGGTAGATGCACTCGGTCATGCGGTCAAAGCGCGCGGCCAGAAACTCCTGCGGATCACAGTCCTGCGGCGCGCGGTAGCGGCGGAAGCATTCCACGCGGAATACTTCGCCATATCCGCACTCCCGCAGAGCGCTGACCCTGCTTGAACTCAAAGCGGTCTGGAACATGGGCTTGGGGCCCACCATGCCGACCCGCTCCCCGGGCTTGAACACACTCTCCGGGTGCACGCAGTGGCCCGGAAGCTCCTGAAGAAATTCTTCCAGGCCCAGCAGGCGCCGGACATCCAGCCCAGCCGTGGCGATGCCGATGCAGAAGCACTCTTCAAAGTCCGGAACTCCGGACATCGTGCGGAACAGCCGAACAATGGAACTCATGGGATACCTCCTTGGAGGTGTGGAGTTTCAGTGCGATGCTGTGTTGAAGCCAATAAAAATAGACCTGTCAAAGAGCAGATCCTCCCGCCCTCATATAACCACAATTCAGGGCAATAAATCAAGCTGTTGAACTTGACAGCAACACTGTGCCGCACGTATAATACAGATACGCTATGCCCGGACAGGAAAAAATTAACGAAACGTTTTCGGAAATAAACCGCGACATTGCGCAAATACTGTTTGCCGTTTTCGTTATTCAACCACTGGTGACCGAAGAAATACGGTATGATCTCGCGCTCTTCGGTCTTTTCGGCTCAATCGGGTTCTGGGCGTGGAGCATGCAAGTTATCAAAAAAATATATGTCAGAAACTAACATAGACCCATTCATACTTACCTACGTACTGGCGGCATTGGTAGGACTCATAGTAAACCTCATAGGTTGGTATACGGTAAAAAGCATGAAAAAATGACTGTATGATCAATAACACGACATTAACCATCGCATTTTTCGTACTCATGGGCCTCAACTGGCTCGTGGTCTGGCTCATGACGAGAGATTCCGGCCCCGAAAAAAAAGAGAGCCCGCACCGTATTGAGTGATGCGGGCCCCGTGATGC containing:
- a CDS encoding elongation factor Ts, coding for MKDLIQKIRNQTGAGIMDIKEALEAAGGDEEAAKKELADKGKAMVEKRAGRVAGEGWIGSYVHQNGKIAALVKLACETDFVARNSDFRELAHDLAMHVAASDPWYVRSDEVPEGEEVGAERILLSQAFIKDSSKTIQDLVEAATAKIGEKIEIAGFSRMEI
- the rpsB gene encoding 30S ribosomal protein S2, whose product is MSDQVTIPSLDALLAAGSHYGHTTARWHPKAKPFLFGKRGEIHVIDVAKTREKLAEAAEFVAKLSREGKPVLFVGVKPIARKIAKAQAERCASPYVVNRWIGGMLTNWAAISNMQKRMKRFEDDKASGRLSKYTKYEQLEFTQEYDKLNQDIGGIRSLTSGVPGAVFIVDPKYDKTALAEARKLKVPVIALSDSNVDPSKISHPIPANDDSLKSIELITATIADAVLAGKENVKAE
- the purL gene encoding phosphoribosylformylglycinamidine synthase, with the translated sequence MSSIVRLFRTMSGVPDFEECFCIGIATAGLDVRRLLGLEEFLQELPGHCVHPESVFKPGERVGMVGPKPMFQTALSSSRVSALRECGYGEVFRVECFRRYRAPQDCDPQEFLAARFDRMTECIYPDYITALESGAAPEPVQVVPVLSEGVAAIERVSTKLGLGMDARDLQHVCELFRRTLKRNPTDVELFQIAQLASDHSRHRRWGAKVILDGQEMPYTLMGLVREPYRLKPGSSRIGFKDNASAIVIGEVTWFVPARPGHPSHYATVHVYANGTCTVETHNHPTMFCPYPGAATGIGGCYRDGFAVGRGGLILFSSAGFSTQDLCIPGHTLPWENPGAAPIAGAAQALQIMREAPAGTWDYGNRTGIPVLYGFTRTVQLDLGGQRWGYGKTLMLAGNVGQMNDIHVDKQRAERGMKIIQIGGPAYRIGFGGGTASSQGGGELSRDVAFSSVQRGDAMMGLVTRAAIETCVALGDRNPIASIHDQGAAGPANVNTELVEQAGGRINIRKIRLGDASLSVLVIWGAEYQERYGILIWEDRLDEFCAICEREECPVEILGEVTGDGRIVVEDSSDNTTPVDLPIKEVLSGLPQWVIEDTTPRSLGSPLVLPEMLTIQQAAERVLRLPAVGSKGFQVHRVDRSVGGRVVLQQAIGPYQLPIGDCAVSALSFFDRVGIASSIGEQPTKTMLNSPAGVRMAIAEALLNIAGVAVSRFEDIKMQGNVMWPGTTDGDMVRLYRALDGGVRQFLTALGIVEDGGKDSMSMRAKDAKGRTVKSPHTFVATLYAPVPDVACVVTPDLKLRSGSTLLLLGLDLDAHRLGGSVLAQVYNQLGDECPDVDAEPLRALFCAVQELVRVGIAESWHDRSDGGLFTTLVEMALAGGIGLDVAIPGDVDPIPFLFAEEAGGVVEVRNERLNRALEILARLGVAHSTVAASTEFLDVVITQERRPLFLMSLDKLRKLWEETSFHMNELNVNPDCAEEEYRNPDCWTVPRYLVGFEPKPTAPAVLGAAEKPQVAILRTTGTNGQLEMAAYFHLAGFEAVDVAMSDLAQGRVATLDGFHGVVFPGGFADSDVFGAGRGWALRIQRNTRLHDLFAAFLESEDMFSLGVCNGCQVMAALGWVPFGTMSPDPETQPLFIRNTSEAFESRWSQVRILNSRAIMFRGMEDSVLGIPSAHGEGRLWLPSSAVGEQLWRQQQVAMSYVTPDGHATEQYPYNPNGSHRGWTALCDESGRHVAMMPHPERVPRLYNWQYIPPELKEKLEASPWLRTAQNLYNWCCGN